The Euphorbia lathyris chromosome 8, ddEupLath1.1, whole genome shotgun sequence genome has a window encoding:
- the LOC136203771 gene encoding preprotein translocase subunit SCY1, chloroplastic, producing the protein MLISVRAVSAPFSSNSLNLSSLSFLNPSKPSSFRLNSSFRKSSFSVQAKSTNNTALQSNSYDYAVFDPLGINSDVSSGLNATWEGLLDFLSPIFESASSTKNDKPSARGAAAAIEDSSIDFGDFFKGPLPGKFLKLLGFLALSRLGIYIPLGGVNRDAFVGNLDQNSLLSTLDSFSGGGIGRLGICSLGIVPFINAQIVFQLLAQVYPKLQDLQKKEGEAGRKKILQYTRYASVGFAVVQAIGQVLFLRPYVNDFSTQWALSSVTLLTLGSVLTTYLGERISDLKLGNGTSLLIFTSIISYLPASFGRTVAEGYQDGNYIGLVAIIISFVLLVLGIVYVQEAERKIPINYASRYTSKSAGLQKSAYLPFKVNSSGVMPIIFSTSSLALPGTLARFTGISALKKAALALNPGGSFYLPTNILLIAFFNYYYTFLQLDPDDVSEQLKRQGASIPQVRPGKSTAAYIKTVLSRISVLGSGFLAILAAGPAVVEQITHLTAFRGFAGTSVLILVGCATDTARKVQAEIISQKYKNIEFYDIDR; encoded by the exons ATGTTGATATCAGTGAGAGCAGTATCCGCTCCTTTCTCTTCCAATAGCCTCAAcctctcttctctttcttttctcaatCCTTCCAAACCCTCTTCTTTCAGACTCAACTCCTCTTTCCGTAAATCCTCTTTCTCTGTCCAAGCCAAATCCACCAACAACACTGCACTTCAATCCAATAG CTATGACTATGCAGTTTTTGATCCCTTGGGTATTAACTCAGATGTATCTTCTGGTTTAAATGCCACGTGGGAAGGTCTACTAGATTTTCTATCACCAATATTTGAAAGCGCATCGAGTACAAAAAATGATAAGCCATCAGCTCGAGGAGCTGCGG CTGCAATTGAGGACAGTTCTATTGATTTTGGGGACTTCTTTAAAGGTCCATTACCAGGAAAATTTCTCAAGCTTTTGGGATTCCTGGCTCTATCCCGTCTTGGAATATATATACCTCTTGGTGGGGTAAATAGGGATGCTTTTGTTGGAAATTTAGATCAGAATAGCTTACTGAGCACTTTAGATTCATTTTCTGGGGGAGGCATTGGTAGACTTGGGATATGTTCCCTTGGTATTGTTCCATTCATCAATGCACAAATTGTGTTTCAGCTTCTGGCCCAAGTTTACCCCAAGTTGCAAGATCTTCAGAAAAAAGAAGGCGAAGCTGGAAGAAAGAAGATTCTGCAGTACACACGATATGCTTCGGTTGGATTTGCTGTAGTACAG GCAATTGGCCAGGTTCTTTTCCTGCGTCCCTATGTTAATGACTTCAGTACACAGTGGGCTCTGTCATCTGTTACTCTGTTAACACTTGGCTCTGTATTGACAACATACCTTGGAGAACGTATTTCTGATCTAAAACTTGGAAATGGCACTTCACTTTTGATATTCACAAGCATTATTTCTTATTTGCCGGCATCTTTTGGGAGGACAGTTGCAGAGGGATATCAGGATGGAAACTATATAGGACTTGTTGCAATCATCATCTCATTCGTCCTTTTAGTTCTTGGCATTGTGTATGTTCAG GAAGCAGAGAGAAAGATTCCAATCAACTATGCCTCAAGATACACCAGCAAAAGTGCTGGGCTTCAAAAATCTGCCTACCTACCTTTCAAG GTAAATAGTTCTGGAGTGATGCCAATCATATTTTCAACATCATCATTGGCTCTTCCTGGCACACTAGCAAGATTCACTGGAATATCTGCATTGAAGAAAGCAGCATTGGCTTTAAACCCTGGGG GTTCATTCTATTTGCCCACCAACATCCTATTAATAGCCTTCTTCAACTATTATTACACCTTCCTACAACTGGATCCTGATGATGTGAGCGAACAGTTGAAACGCCAGGGTGCGTCAATTCCACAAGTCCGACCGGGTAAAAGTACAGCTGCATATATAAAAACG GTTCTTAGCAGGATATCTGTTCTGGGTTCTGGGTTTTTGGCTATATTGGCTGCTGGTCCTGCAGTTGTCGAACAAATAACGCATTTGACTGCATTTAGAGGATTTGCAGGAACTTCAGTGCTCATTCTTGTTGGTTGTGCAACAGACACTGCAAGAAAAGTACAAGCAGAAATAATATCGCAGAAGTATAAGAACATAGAATTTTATGACATTGACAGATAG